Proteins encoded by one window of Nasonia vitripennis strain AsymCx chromosome 5, Nvit_psr_1.1, whole genome shotgun sequence:
- the LOC100123905 gene encoding segmentation polarity homeobox protein engrailed-like, whose translation MSVALATMESAYGLSRLGMTMQHYHHHRRARSPDSHVQSHQEPSEQVSPLRFSVVNILRPDFGRDAILSRSPAKTTPIKVTPLPVHSPLSLPRDLSLSSSGSNQRLSPQLGFSSSNLSRSGSLESLASNRSSVNGNSASISSAASTAGGESVSGESNSSGNGQSLWPAWIYCTRYSDRPSSGPRTRRVKRTNSEKSQSVSTPEEKRPRTAFSAEQLAKLQLEFTENRYLNEQRRQKLSKELGLNEQQIKIWFQNKRAKIKKASGQKNPLALQLMAQGLYNHSTVPVDEDGEEIPE comes from the exons ATGAGTGTGGCCCTGGCAACCATGGAGTCAGCCTACGGACTGAGCAGGCTGGGAATGACGATGCAGCACTACCACCACCACCGACGGGCTCGTTCGCCTGACAGCCACGTGCAGTCGCATCAGGAGCCGTCGGAGCAGGTCTCCCCCTTGCGCTTCAGCGTAGTGAACATCCTCCGGCCGGACTTTGGCCGCGACGCTATCCTCAGCCGGTCACCGGCGAAGACGACTCCCATCAAAGTGACACCTCTTCCGGTGCACAGTCCGCTGAGTCTACCCCGGGACCTCAGCCTCTCCTCCAGTGGCAGCAACCAGAGGCTATCGCCGCAGCTCGGCTTCTCCTCGTCGAACCTCAGCAGGAGCGGGAGCCTCGAGAGCCTCGCCAGCAACAGAAGTTCCGTCAACGGCAACTCGGCCTCCATATCCTCGGCTGCTTCCACGGCCGGAGGCGAGTCCGTCAGCGGTGAGAGCAACAGCTCCGGCAACGGACAGAGTCTCTGGCCCGCTTGGATATACTGCACCAGATACTCCGACAGACCCTCTTCCG GACCGAGAACGAGACGAGTCAAGCGCACGAACAGCGAGAAATCACAGTCGGTCTCGACGCCGGAGGAGAAACGGCCGCGCACAGCTTTCAGCGCCGAGCAGCTGGCCAAGCTGCAGCTCGAGTTCACGGAGAACCGATACCTCAACGAGCAGCGCCGCCAGAAACTCAGCAAAGAGCTCGGCCTGAACGAGCAGCAGATCAAGATCTGGTTCCAGAACAAACGCGCAAAGATCAAGAAGGCCAGTGGCCAGAAGAATCCACTGGCGTTACAGCTCATGGCGCAGGGACTCTACAATCACTCGACCGTTCCCGTCGACGAGGATGGCGAGGAGATTCCGGAGTAG